CTccgcacatgtatcattcaaaataATGCGCACTATATCAGtttcattttatattacatattttaatAAACTACAACTTTTACAACACTGTGTTCTGCATTTGACAAACATTCAGATGGCAACATGTCAAAAACACGGAGGTCTGTTGTACCCACAGCAGCAAATTAATTGCACAATCCACACTGGCACTGGCACttacagaataaattaataaaactctTTACAATAttgaaacacaattttctttttgttttgttttggagcacaaaaacaactagggtcatacacaCCCATGTCAGAATGGTAGAACACAAAGATGAGAAAGgggttaaaaacgactacacattaagcccaatcAATGGAAGGAAAGGCAGCTACAAACACTGACTCAGAGAAAGGTCCAAACTCCACAGAGACAATGAAGGTCctaaactaaagattaaatgttcttcgccatattgctatgatggataaaaagtaaaacgtggttgaCAGCGGCATCCTCACAGCGAGTGGGTCAAAAGGAGGTCAGCCAAGCCACTGGAAGAGGTTTAAATCCCCAGAGATTGCTCGAATGGAGGGAAGACCAgttgtgatgccaaagtgacaccacctgctgacagagagcaacacagagatcatttgaGGAAATGAAAGATCTAGTGGGCcaaggtacaaggactgcagccttggcagcagtgtcagtgaCCTCATTGCCCATCAGACCAGCATGACCAAGGACCCACATACACATCACAGCAGCTCCATCAAGACTGAGCAAGTGAAAGCTTCCCTGGACCCTTTGCACTAAGGGTTGGACAGCGTACAGCACACAGATGCTCTGAATGGCACTGAGAGAGTCGGCACAAATAACACGATTTAAAAGTCTGTGTCACCGGATTTACTGCAGGCCTCATACACGGCACAGAGCTCCACTGTTTATACTGAGCAGTGGTCCAAAAGCAGATACCCAAAAGCatcggtgccaatgacaaaggcacacccgacaccacagttAGTCCGAGAGCAATCAGTGGGAGCAAAGGCATTATCTCGAAGTTCCGTGCATAGGTTGAGAAACTTACAGCAATAGATCAAATCTGGAGAAGTGTCCTTAGCAAGTGAGTGAAGTCCcagaactccaggaggtaacagagaaaaggCACATGCCGCATAAGGAATTGTCGAAGAAGGAGGCGTAGggtgggtggccacacatggcagacgaACAACATGCATATCTGCTAAGGAGAAAGTCACAATCGGAGGACAATTGAacatgagccccagaaatttcatagtttcaatgaacggaaTATGAACAGGTCCACAATGTAAAGACAGTTGAAGAAACCAACTGCGCCACTAAAAATTCATACAGACAGATTTATCAGTGGAAATCCAAAAGCCATTGTCTATGCTCgatgagtaaagatgatcaagacattgctgaagatgtcgCTCGATGAGACAAGTCCACAGagaactggaaaaaaaaagaaaaaaagggcaaAATCGTCAATGAAAAGTGAGCTGGAAATGTCTAATGGGAGGCAGGCCATTTtatggttaatggcaatagcaaagatgaCGACTCTCagaacggaaccctgaggcacaccagatgaaggtgtccgacaaggcagaaccctcaCATACATTGAAAAgctccgggatttttttttttttttttttttttttttttttaattcaatgaaggaaacagggcagtcgAGCATCAAAGACCCACATGTAGgtagtacggaggataccagtcctccaccaGGTGTTGCAGGATTTTTTTCTTCAAACCATAAAACACTGTCACAGTCtgatatttctgcagaaaaccattcatgacatgggttgacaaagtgacaagatggtcaactgctgaACAGTGTGCCCTAAATCCACATTGTGCAATGGACAGAAAATTGCgggactcaagccaccataccagccaggcatgtaTCATACGTTGTATAACCTTGCACACACAGCAGGTGatagaaatggggcagtagctacaATGAAGGTGTTTGTACTTACCAGGTTTAGGTataggtatgacagtggcttcatgccagcatctggaAAACCTGCCCTTTGCCAAGGTgtgattgtacatatgaaggagaaagtgcttgcttgcagaagaacatttctggaacatctgaatgttaacatcGTCTGGCCCTGGAATGGAGGATAGGGATGAAGTGAAAGCATGAtccagctccctcatagtaaaagcagcACTGTAGCAGTCACGATTCTGTGAAGACAAGGGTGGCACCCGAGCCTGATCCACtcttttccaatggaggaaggcatcCACTATGATATCATCTGCTACAGTGAGGCCAGAAGTTGGGTAATGGACGTTGGCCCATATCTAGAGGTTAgcccacatgatggaagagggagAGGAACTGTCAAAAGAACTACTAAATTACATCCAGCTAGCTTTTCtgctatcccaaagaatgcagcGGTACTGAGCaaacaactgtttataatgaatgcagtttgccattgtaggatgacagttaaaaatgtggCGAGCACATCTCCGCCCCCAAATTGTCACAGcttgcctcagtccaccaagggaccaggacaTGGTGAGGTAAAAATGAAGTGGaaagaatggaacgttctgcagcaccaaggataatgtttgtaagatatgagtattctacctggtcatcacaggtggggaaatgttgttcatcaaaggtcgccagggaggggtAAAGCCTCCAGTTGGTCTTAGAAAATTTTGATTTTGGTGTGCACATAGGTGGGGTGGAGTCCGCAAACGGACAGCACACAATAAACTGTCATTCAGGtacgtgtcagagagaatggaccactcaagatgacgggcaagctgggcagtgcaggagTGGACCAAATAGGAGTAGGTGTgaatggagtctgaaaggaacagaAGATCAGTCAAGAGGGCACCTCttggacaggttctgggagaaccccaaaggggacaGTGCACATAAAGGTCACTGTGCAGCAGAAAAGGGTGAGGTAGTTGCCCAAAGAGCTGgatgaagtctgccctggtgacaccaaatgaAGGAGAGATGTGAATAGTACAAAGTgaaaaggtgaagtgaggaaggaaaatgggGACTGCAACAGGTTCAAGCTGGGTAGTCCGGGAAATGCTCTGACTATGAAAGTCATTCCAGTTGAGCAGCATGTCTCCCCcggagatggaatgccatcctcaggGGTAAGGTCAAAGCAAACCGGAATGAAATGCAGGAGATCCAAGTGGCcttgaggacacaattttgtttcctggagacaGAGGACATATCGAAACTGTGATTCCAAAAGAAGACATACTTTATCCTTTTCTTGGATCTAAGGccatgaacattccattggaggagagtcacgaGAAGAAAATAGAGGGAGGGAAAAAAATGGAGGGGTGTCACCTCAGCGACTGCCGAGTGCCAGTCTTTGAAGGCTCACTGCTTCCGAGGGCAGAGGGTGAAGGGTGGAGAATCCTGCTCCATGAAATCTACAGAGGCATCAGCATTCTCCCTCTGTCAGTCTGCAGTCCACGGCTGAAAAATGGTTCGCAGTGCGCTCCAGCGACACAGAGGTTGGCCGGGCGAGGCTATAGCGTGGTGACAGCATTGAAGAGGATCTccgagttggtgaaggagaagactgtttgcctttgtttgccTTCTTGGATTCATtctggttggcagaggaagactgagatgtttgttggctggagggacattaGAAGTCATAGTGGGAGTATTCCTTTTGTCCTTTCCAGCCATCTGGTGGTGTAGCAGGTGACTTTGGCTTGTGAGGTGAAAGTTTGGTgatttgttgcacagctggaggaagaggagaaggagatgggaaTTTTACTGTCACACTGGGAGATCTTAGAACTGCTGTGCTGGATTTGAGATTGCATGTGTGCcttgccatgtccttcatggagcgagatatagcaagaacagtactgtaagtgccagatggtaaaacgTAGGGTTTCTGGCTATCCAACAACTTGCGAGCAATAGCATAaggcaccttttccttcactcggatCTTCTGGACAACCCATTCATCGAGATACACGGGGCAACCTCGGAAGAAGGCTGCATGGTCGACATTGCaactgatgcagtggggagaaggaAGCGGACCATCTTCCTAGTGAGCATCTCTACCACAGATTACACACTTGACCAGGTTTCGACAGGACATTCGAGTATAActgtaatgatgacactggtagcaacacATCAGATTCAGAACATATGGTCAGACTGACTTTTTTCTAAGTGTGCACAGTTATTCAAATTTAATGCTATTCACTATTATTGCATCACAAAGAAATCATGCAGAATGAGTTTtaaattttcttagagatgttTCACAATGATACTATCCTGTGCACAACAGCACCAGCCACAAACAATCTAATGTCATGCCTTCCATTGTCGGCAGAATTTTACATACAATGAAAACAAAACTAATCTGATTATGTGTCCTGAAGATCTCCCTAAGTTActgccattttgaaccacatgcaaaatttttaggaaGACCAAGAATAATGAACGAAACATCAGAGACAGCATCAGCACTAGGAGCTGTTATCCAAATCTTTCTACTGCACTATCCCAAGTATTTGTTCAGTTCTATGTAAGATGGCAAACGACTGATACTTATACAGACATTCATCAATGTCATCAGCCTGTCATTTAGAAATTTCTTGCTGGAAATATAACAGGAGTAGAAGCATTTTTGGTAGGATTCACTTCCAAGTGAGGCTAGATGTGTACATCATCAGATTCTAAAATTTCGAGAAAACTCTTGTTATCAAATAAGTTTTCATAACCATAATAATGAAATGGTTATAAAGAAAAAACACAAATGCTACAGGCAAATCAAACACAATGAAACAGTACTCAATGAGAGGAAAAGTGACAAAAGAAATTCCAATTTTGTGTTTTTCTACACAACCCCATTTCATCTCAGAGTCTAATCTGCCTCATTTACTTGATGATCTCCCTATGTGGTGTCTCATGTGGTACTTCCTACAATACTTTGATTTTAACCAATTCTTCTTTCATACTTTACCTTTTATGTTCCCTTACCTTCCTCCTTTCTACATCAAATAATTAAACAGTTATCAGTCTGTGATAATGGTTAAAGTGAAACACTATCTTATTCTTTTCAATTCTAATCATAATTGTTTTACCACTTTTTTATTCAAATTGCATAACTGCGCAGACACAATCCTGGAAATGTTGGTTATTCCATATACCACACACAAAGGTCATTATTATATGCAATGTATCAGCATGTTGCACAGTCAATACATTAGGCAATATTCCTAGTGCTTCCACGGCCACATGCTGTCTTTTTATACAACTGTCTTTAAACCTACCTGCTGTCAGATGATAAATGAACTTAATTCTAAATAAAGCTGCTTGTTCATTGAGCACAGGTGCCACCTGTAACAGTTCAAGCATTGGCAAATCTGTGTATGTTCACATATGGCAGTCAGGCTCAGTCGATATGTGACTTCACTCCTTGGTGGATGTTCACTGCTGATTGTTGGTTAATCAGTGCATGCAAGACACCACGAACAATTCATGTGCAGCTGCTGCCTTCATAATGATGTCTAACATCGTAAACAATGAAATCAAAAGAGCATGGCGGATGGAAGTGTTGTAGCCCCAAAGAATAAGCTATGGAAACAGAATTTCGCAACACATGACTTTCAAATTGgtgggagaaaaaattaaaaatgttgatgTTGCTTGGTGGTTGTtacataattttgaacaattaaacaaaataatcaaagcaaaattaataaaaataaacaccCAGTTTCGAGAAGTTATTACTGTAAGGGAGAGGTTCACAGTTACTTTGATATTCTTACCCACATGAGAATCCTATTAAAGCTAGCTATACCTTTTCCATATCTCCAAACAAATTATATCACAAATAGTGCAAGAGGTTTGTGATGCGATTATCGAGGCTCTGAAGTAATATATGAAGGTacgtgtaatgaaacactgtaacaACAAAActgcatagaattcaaactttTATTGGGTGGTTTTATACAGATTACTTAGACAAGTACCCACAGATGTGTAGAAAGGTTTGGATGGAAAACTTCCATGTTCACTGAATTCGGGTAGATAGTTTGTAGAAGAAATATGTTTGCAGTGCTTATAAGTGTATTTTCACAATTATGTAACTGCAAATAATACTAGCTGTATACACTCTAGAAATACAATAAATGTGTACATACCAAAACCTGACTTGCAATTGTTCTTAATTTGGGACTTCTCTCTTCTGTAGGAAATGGATAAGTTTTCTTTGAGTTCTTCAATTGGCATCTCTATTTACCTGCTAACATCTTTCCATGCATCTTCATGTGTATTTTTGTTGCGATAGATTTTGTTCATGGGTTCCACAACACTTCTACTTTAAAGAGCTCTATCAGGTCAAGACATATTCTGTTGTTCATTTTTGCCACGCACGAACAGCAGCACCATCATCTCACCTGTTTGAGCAGAACACTCCAAAATCCCTTTGTCATGAGGCGGTAGACCTCTCCGCCATATGAAAGCCACACAGCAAGTTTGACTGCGGCAGCTGTGGGATGCGCGAGGCACAGCTGCTGTGGACCACTGCCCCACTCAGCGGCTGCAAGGCTTAACATTGCAGAGTGTCACACAGTAAACTGCCTGTGaaaccctccccctctctctttctccccccccccccccttccccgcacACAAACAAACATTGTATCAGTGTTCAACTCATTTATTGTGAacttacttaaaagacaagcaaaTAAAGTAACAGTGAGATTACCCAACCTCTGCTGAAACAAGTCTGTGTGGAATGCCTGTACAAGTGCATAATACGAAACAGAGTAACCAATTAAACATGCAAATACACAGTCTATGAAGAAACAATTGATCACAAAAATACAATGGAGGCCTTTCCAAGGAATATTATGTGCAGATGAGACATAGTAGCCAATAAAATCCATAAAAGGTGAAGTGTTTGAGAGCAACAGTGTCAGCCCTTTATTTGTTAGAGAGTTACAGGATTTGCCCAAGAGACCCATTTCTTCGGTGTGTGGTTCCACAAACAGCTCACTCTCCAAATCTTTTAGTGCCCCCCACAGGTATGGCATTGGCCACACCATCATGTTGACGATATAGGGATGACCTCCAGTGTTCAGGCACAGTTTTGGACAACATTCTGCTCAGGtttcttcaaataatttttgttacgTCAAGCTAATCAGATTTCTGCATAAATGGACTAATATCCTTACAGTTGCATACTTCACCTTGTCCTGTGCTTTACTATGGTGGGTAAGGTATTGTGTAAGTCTTGCTTCCTTTTAGCATTATACTTACTGTTGATATTTAACTGTTACTGATTGCTGTCAAATAAGAGCTGAATCTTAGTTGCCACAGTAATAGACGTTATCAAGTCAAAAATTTGTCTTTCATGCATAATGGAGAAAACTTAACACTTGACAGTTTCACATCACCCTACCAATGATTCACACTAAGTTTGAGAAAATGAGGTGGTTTATTAGTAAATTactgagaatatgaaaattttattaTCGAACACACACAATGCTGCTTAAATATATTTGTGTACAACGTCTTTAGCATCAGCAACTGACTGCAGTTCTAATTTTACAGGGCACTGTAACCAGTAACTTAGCAGTTCCTCTGTGTAGCCAATAAGGAAGTACATCTTCCTAGGACTAATTGCTTGACGTACTATGCCAGCAATCCGAATCAAATTGTGTTGTCGTTTTATAATCACTTCCGATACAAAGAGACTATGCCATGTTCCAGTCACAAATCTTCGAATAAACATATCTTCAACAACTGTTTCTGCTGGACGCAATCCTCCAAGTAAGCTTGCTGCACAGAAGAAAATTCCATATAAATATAGTGTTCCATTACTTTTTCAATGAAATTCTATATTTCTTTTGTACtgacacactgaagtgacaaacagGAAAAATCAATACAGTAATTAATCAATGTAAACTGccaaagatatttatttaattttcatggTAACCACCTATGAGgaatactaaagtacaagaatgttATTATGAAACAATTAATTAACATCAATTGCAGTGTTACAAATAAGTAATGAAAACTATGATTTAACACGTCAGTGACCAAGATGTCATTGGAGATGGACTACACAGTCAGGCTGGGAAGGAAATAGATTGCACCCTTTCAAAGTAATCATCCTAGCATTTTGTCTTTAAATGACTCTGAAGCAATCATGGAAAACAGTGTGGCTGGATGGGGATTTTCATGGCCATAAACAAAAAACTGAGTCCCTTCTCTTACGACTGCACTACCTAGTCTTGTCCACACAACATTATCAATACAGCAGTATACTGTCATAAAAACCTACATTTATTCTCAGTTTCTAAACAAACTACTGTTTTCAGAAAATATGACTGCTAAAGTTCTTCATTTACTCATTACACTACTAAGGATATATTAAGCTACTATAAACAGATGCTGCATGCATATTATGCACTTAGTATGCATATTTCTTTTTGCTTATTTGCATTGGAACCACAGTTTGTTATTCTGTTGCTGCAGCAATTCCTTCCAAGTTGTGTCTTTTGGAGACACATTGGTGGCTAAAAAACCCCAGATTGCTACGGTGTTCAGCAACATGGCTGCATATGCAGTAATTCATCATTTGCATTTGCAGTGGAAATCTATGAAATAATTCCACAAAGGAAGATAACACAACAGCAGCGTATGAAACTGAAAAGGTGCAAAAGACTTTCACCAAGATCACACAGATCTGGAAGATGCACTTAAAGCAGAAGGCCATGTCCACTAGAGTAATCATGCTTCATTACATAGGTGGAAGCTTTGGTATTGACCAACACGTGCGTTACCAACCAATGTCAGAGGGGTCAGATTTAGAGTAGGCTCAGTGTCAACAACATAAGCAATGACCTGCTGGGTCCACCATTAAGAACCtttaatgaaagaaagaaacaaatcttTGATATAACATAGATTCACCTCCCCAAAGAAACAATCTTCTTCTAGGAAGATTTATATTATCTGCCTTTTGGTATTATGAAGGAGTCATCCTCACTGACTAAGCCCTGCACGACAATGTTCCCACTCACATCACTTGAGGAATTATCATGCATGACTCTTTACTCACACCTAAGCTATGAAATCTTACCACATCCATCTTACTCACAAGATAtagcaatttcttcacctttcaaGAACCAAAGGAACCATTGGATGGACTACATTTCACCAGCAATAATAAGGTGACTGCTGTGATAGAGAGAGAAACTGAGGAATTCTTACACTCGTGCCATATGGAAGGTTTTGTACCACTGCTTCAAAGATAAGTGGCAATAAAAGTGCAAATTATGTGATCTCTATCTTTCTCTCCATGCAAAGGTGCAAAACTTACCATTTTTTTCTCACACATGTCCTAACTTGCCTACCAATGGTATAACCATAGTTTCATATTATTTGGCATCCATCAATGTGTAACATGTACTAAACTTGAAAATTGGGGACAAGTGTAGTCTTCACACAGAAAGGCATAAAATGCCAGAAACTATGCAGTTTCCAAAATACATCAAACTGCAAGGTTTTCTCTCCCACAAATCGAATAAAATCTGTCACATTCGAAATAATTTAGAAGACTGCATTTAATCCCCAGTATTACTGCAACAATTGCTGGGATGTATTTCCATAACCCTTTGGGGTATTGCTTAGTTCAAACCAAAAATTACCCATTGTAAGAAGATagattaattcccccccccccccccccctccagaactTACGACAATGCACGGTATCAACTGaacttgtgagaacaacatcacaaaTGGTGCTCCACTACTGACAAAAGCACACAATAAAACTAAGAAATAACTAGTTCCATAAAAAACATAGGTGTCAAATTATTGAATGCGACTGGAGAAATATTAGGTATTatcaaaaaaaaagaggaaaatttaaatatttggccAAGTTACTGATACACACACACTTAATTGtggaaatacaatttaaaaaataaaatcaaaaattactaaaaaccatcacaaaggaattaccCAAACAAGACTGAacagtagatgtgatttacatgttcagacaaacaaatgaccatcaaatttttctgaaattctcatCATTTGATTGTCTGTATACATGCACACATCTAATGAATTTCACCCCATTTGGTAGTAGGTgcatctttctttttttgtgttaaGAGTGCACTAATCATAGTTTTTCGAAATAGTAATTCCTTCCTCTCGGAGGAAAGGGTATACATCGGGAAAGGTTAGAAAGGAACAGCAGGTCACTCATATCAGCTAGACAAGTCATTCATTGTTTTGAGTGAGACCAGTTTGTGAGAGCAACCAAATGAAAACCATCATGTCAGTCAGTTATAGTTTTATCTGTtgattgaaaaaaaattttttttttttttttttttgagtgataaCAGACAGTGGGAGCAACTGACTGAAAAGATTCAACATCATTGTAACTTTGTGTATTGACTGAAATATTCATGCcttcttttcaagtgaaaacaaGTCTGTAGTTCTTCTGTCGGTTGAACCACATACTCATTCTTTTAACTGAAACTACTTATAGTGTTTTACATGATCTAGCTATTCATTCATTATTCTGAGTGAAACCAGCCTGCAATACTTTAATCAGCTGAACTAAAGCAGTGCTACAGTGTACTGACACTGGGTGGTTGTAAGTGAAGTATCTCAGGAGTATGCCAAAGTTAACATAAGCAGTATACGTGTTCATTTAATTATGAGCTGAATggaataatttttcttttcatcatttaaaactgattcttATACTGTTGTGGATTAAATTGTTCCAGGTGCCATTAATACATAATTAACTAGCCTGACATATTATTCTGATACGCCTACCATCACTTAAATTGCTAACCCCACACAAAAACTTTAAAAACGCCTGGA
This genomic interval from Schistocerca serialis cubense isolate TAMUIC-IGC-003099 chromosome 8, iqSchSeri2.2, whole genome shotgun sequence contains the following:
- the LOC126416566 gene encoding 28S ribosomal protein S24, mitochondrial, translated to MAGAYTKCADILKPRLVETLVRQTQCYFHITAACERVQAGRYRITPKRDRPLTYEMANPPYYIGHRKSWNSWNTSSLLGGLRPAETVVEDMFIRRFVTGTWHSLFVSEVIIKRQHNLIRIAGIVRQAISPRKMYFLIGYTEELLSYWLQCPVKLELQSVADAKDVVHKYI